A single genomic interval of Helianthus annuus cultivar XRQ/B chromosome 13, HanXRQr2.0-SUNRISE, whole genome shotgun sequence harbors:
- the LOC110897283 gene encoding uncharacterized protein LOC110897283 translates to MENQTRDSLFGQRIENLGGIFLSLLSYSISQAPNSQSIVVSLILSSFQNHFKETLKPFVCGSSNKVMLSLPCSNDCRHTLIAATSPLISAVVVKDVTTGDYILNGGETYDLAVIG, encoded by the exons ATGGAAAATCAAACCCGGGATT CTCTCTTTGGCCAGAGAATTGAGAATTTGGGCGGCATTTTCCTTTCTCTCCTTTCTTATTCAATTTCACAAGCGCCTAATTCTCAATCAATAGTTGTTTCCCTCATTCTCTCTTCTTTCCAAAATCACTTCAAAGAAACCCTAAAACCATTTGTCTGCGGTTCAAGCAACAAG GTAATGTTAAGTCTTCCATGCTCCAATGATTGTCGCCACACTTTGATCGCTGCCACTTCCCCTTTAATTTCG GCTGTTGTTGTAAAAGACGTGACTACCGGTGATTATATCTTAAACGGCGGCGAAACTTACGATTTGGCAGTTATTGGTTAA